One window from the genome of Lentibacillus daqui encodes:
- the tsaE gene encoding tRNA (adenosine(37)-N6)-threonylcarbamoyltransferase complex ATPase subunit type 1 TsaE — protein MSNHTIETRSESETVTLAQQLAKLLMPGDVITLEGDLGAGKTAFTKGIAKGLGVKRTVNSPTFTIIKEYQGVLPLYHMDVYRLEDSDEDIGFSEYFNGEGISIVEWAQFIKEFLPPERLDISLTYLDEHSRLLAFSPYGAHFEKVVAEIIGS, from the coding sequence ATGAGTAATCATACAATAGAAACCCGTTCGGAAAGTGAAACCGTGACATTGGCACAACAACTCGCTAAACTATTAATGCCAGGTGATGTCATTACATTGGAAGGTGACTTGGGTGCCGGGAAAACTGCCTTTACAAAAGGGATTGCTAAAGGACTTGGCGTGAAACGTACCGTAAACAGCCCAACGTTTACGATTATCAAGGAATATCAGGGGGTACTTCCACTGTATCATATGGATGTTTATCGGTTGGAGGATTCAGATGAGGATATAGGTTTCTCCGAGTATTTTAATGGTGAGGGTATTTCCATTGTTGAATGGGCACAATTTATTAAAGAATTTTTACCGCCTGAACGGCTGGATATAAGCCTGACATATTTAGATGAACATTCGCGTTTATTGGCGTTTTCTCCATACGGTGCTCATTTTGAAAAAGTTGTTGCTGAAATCATTGGTTCATAA
- the tsaB gene encoding tRNA (adenosine(37)-N6)-threonylcarbamoyltransferase complex dimerization subunit type 1 TsaB, producing the protein MNLLAIDTSNQVLGIALHKDGVLIGELVTNIKKNHSVRLMPAIDQLMRDTGVPPDMLDKIVVAKGPGSFTGVRIGLATAKAMAWALDIPISGVSSLQVLAHQGSLTDLLICPFFDARRGNVYTGLYQWRNGQPVLVKQEQNVAMFDWLQQLAADEQKVLFLSPDISAYQEIINQEMRSLAVIPEGSCHLANPSHLALAGLNKAPDNTHTLTPQYLRLAEAEAKWLEAQKGQKSNG; encoded by the coding sequence ATGAATTTACTTGCGATAGATACATCCAATCAAGTACTCGGTATCGCATTACATAAAGATGGCGTTTTGATTGGTGAATTAGTAACAAATATAAAAAAGAATCATTCAGTTCGGTTAATGCCAGCGATTGACCAATTGATGCGGGATACGGGTGTGCCCCCTGATATGTTGGATAAAATCGTTGTTGCCAAAGGACCAGGATCGTTTACTGGTGTACGGATTGGTCTTGCTACAGCAAAGGCGATGGCATGGGCTTTAGATATTCCCATCAGCGGTGTTTCAAGCTTGCAGGTGTTAGCTCATCAAGGAAGTTTAACTGATTTATTGATATGTCCATTTTTTGATGCACGACGAGGAAATGTTTATACAGGTCTATATCAATGGCGCAATGGTCAACCGGTATTGGTTAAACAGGAGCAAAATGTGGCAATGTTTGACTGGTTGCAGCAATTGGCAGCCGACGAACAAAAGGTACTATTTTTGAGTCCGGATATATCGGCCTATCAGGAAATAATCAATCAGGAGATGAGGTCGTTAGCCGTAATTCCGGAGGGTTCCTGTCATTTGGCAAATCCGTCACACTTGGCTTTGGCAGGACTGAACAAAGCCCCTGACAACACGCACACCTTAACACCACAGTATCTGCGTTTGGCTGAAGCTGAAGCAAAATGGTTAGAGGCACAAAAAGGACAGAAATCGAATGGCTAA
- a CDS encoding acetoacetate decarboxylase family protein: protein MKNNVPFTGMPRNKWAIPPTPQLIRDAWMLIMGYKADTNALREVLPPGLKPHPNGLVQLNMYEVPDADQTSGFGSFGLSYLTIEIADHDSLAANGTISIPGRFFAHYFNSSSLMRTYVRESMGVPALPGSLKREFNGNELTSTMTVDGSPVIKATVDVGNEVVDKMGGHLNYYAHRQIPKPEGGSAAISEVIEFPLPFTAETYDIKVKDIIFNFPESDPASLLKPIEPLETPSVMYGKFSFTYSMGRTIIDYLEEDY from the coding sequence ATGAAAAACAATGTACCTTTTACAGGGATGCCCAGGAATAAGTGGGCTATCCCCCCTACCCCCCAATTAATCAGAGATGCCTGGATGCTAATCATGGGATATAAAGCAGATACGAACGCGCTTCGTGAAGTGCTTCCCCCAGGATTGAAGCCGCATCCTAATGGTTTGGTTCAGCTGAACATGTATGAAGTGCCCGATGCAGATCAGACCAGCGGATTTGGCTCTTTTGGCTTGTCATACTTAACAATAGAAATAGCTGATCATGATAGCTTGGCTGCAAATGGGACAATCAGTATTCCTGGACGGTTTTTTGCCCATTATTTCAATAGCTCAAGTTTGATGAGAACCTATGTACGTGAGTCCATGGGAGTACCTGCATTGCCCGGTTCGTTGAAAAGGGAATTCAATGGTAACGAATTAACCTCAACGATGACTGTTGATGGAAGCCCCGTAATTAAGGCTACTGTAGATGTTGGGAATGAAGTGGTGGATAAAATGGGAGGACATTTGAATTATTATGCCCATCGCCAAATCCCTAAACCAGAGGGTGGGAGTGCAGCAATTAGCGAAGTGATTGAGTTTCCTTTGCCTTTTACGGCGGAAACATATGATATCAAGGTAAAGGATATCATATTTAATTTCCCTGAGAGCGATCCGGCATCCCTTTTGAAGCCAATTGAGCCTTTGGAAACACCTTCTGTTATGTATGGTAAATTTTCATTTACGTATTCAATGGGCAGAACAATTATTGACTATCTGGAAGAGGATTATTGA
- the thiL gene encoding thiamine-phosphate kinase: MKMDEFAFINTIKQASYKQASLIKGVGDDAAVFRQTSQDIVTAVDTFVENIHFSCKTMDPFHIGYRALAANVSDLAAMGAQPAFYLVSIVIPSHWKPQVIQQVVTGMQALAGTYRMDLIGGDTVAGKELSLSITVIGYVPRGKSRYRHAAKADDVVFATGTLGDSRAGLHILTNPGNYNDHEFYVKRHQMPSPRVAFAWNLEGLSRLALNDISDGIANEAAEIAEASEVTIVLDFAKLPVSDAFHQFTAEQQRTWQLFGGEDFELLGTVPKSDWSKVVQAAQETGVKVTKIGYVTERDHDAVYLQDHGHQVPLKKQGYTHLKQVKRR, from the coding sequence ATGAAGATGGATGAGTTTGCTTTTATTAATACCATTAAACAAGCTTCCTACAAACAAGCATCCTTAATAAAGGGAGTGGGGGACGATGCCGCTGTATTCAGACAAACCAGTCAGGACATCGTTACAGCGGTTGATACGTTTGTAGAAAATATACATTTCTCGTGTAAAACAATGGACCCTTTTCATATTGGTTACCGGGCACTCGCAGCGAATGTTAGTGATCTGGCTGCCATGGGCGCACAGCCAGCTTTTTATCTTGTATCGATTGTTATTCCATCACATTGGAAGCCTCAAGTGATTCAACAAGTCGTGACAGGTATGCAAGCACTGGCTGGAACCTATCGAATGGATTTGATTGGCGGAGATACGGTTGCCGGTAAAGAATTATCCCTCTCAATTACAGTTATTGGCTATGTTCCCAGAGGCAAGTCGCGTTATCGTCATGCTGCAAAGGCCGATGATGTAGTGTTTGCTACAGGGACACTTGGGGACTCTCGTGCAGGGTTGCACATACTAACAAATCCAGGTAACTATAATGATCATGAATTTTATGTGAAGCGACATCAAATGCCTTCACCACGGGTTGCTTTTGCCTGGAATTTGGAAGGACTTTCCCGATTGGCATTGAACGATATTAGTGATGGGATAGCTAATGAGGCTGCGGAAATTGCTGAAGCATCAGAGGTAACCATTGTATTGGATTTTGCCAAATTACCTGTGAGCGATGCATTCCATCAATTTACGGCGGAACAGCAGCGAACATGGCAATTATTCGGCGGAGAGGATTTTGAACTGCTTGGTACTGTTCCGAAAAGTGATTGGTCAAAGGTTGTTCAAGCTGCACAGGAAACAGGAGTCAAAGTAACAAAAATTGGCTATGTGACAGAGAGAGATCATGATGCGGTTTATTTACAGGATCATGGACATCAGGTACCATTAAAAAAACAAGGCTATACACATTTGAAGCAGGTGAAACGCAGATGA
- a CDS encoding 2Fe-2S iron-sulfur cluster binding domain-containing protein, whose product MSEHYPVHVNRPDCEVDFEADSEEYLLYEVSKTDLYWPRACEQGWCLSCAAKLQKGEVDQSGAYLYYPEDYEAGFVLMCSAKPRSPLVINHDPHKTRREMIQHRIQNGLLTRTFPKPGWRRGPAKGKKN is encoded by the coding sequence ATGAGTGAACATTATCCAGTCCATGTAAACCGCCCTGATTGTGAAGTCGATTTTGAGGCTGATTCCGAGGAGTACCTGCTCTATGAAGTATCAAAAACGGACCTGTACTGGCCACGTGCATGTGAGCAAGGCTGGTGTCTGTCCTGTGCTGCCAAGCTTCAAAAAGGAGAGGTTGACCAAAGTGGAGCCTACCTTTATTATCCGGAGGACTATGAAGCGGGTTTTGTGCTGATGTGCTCAGCTAAACCCCGTTCTCCGTTGGTAATTAACCATGATCCTCATAAAACAAGGCGGGAAATGATACAGCATCGTATCCAAAACGGGCTGCTGACCAGGACTTTTCCGAAACCTGGTTGGCGTAGAGGGCCCGCAAAAGGGAAAAAGAATTAG
- the rimI gene encoding ribosomal protein S18-alanine N-acetyltransferase: MANLVIRPMKVTDIDQVMEVETATFATPWTVDIFQQEMVDNQFAHYFVVVIDDKIVGYAGLWVIADDAQITNIAILPGYRGNKLGEKLFQYVMMQAVRLGGQRLSLEVRTSNLVAQHLYRKFGLVPGGIRKNYYVDNQEDAIVMWVNLNGKR, translated from the coding sequence ATGGCTAATTTGGTGATTCGTCCCATGAAAGTTACAGACATTGATCAGGTGATGGAAGTGGAAACAGCAACATTTGCAACACCATGGACGGTGGATATTTTTCAACAAGAAATGGTGGATAATCAGTTTGCTCATTATTTTGTTGTCGTAATAGATGATAAAATTGTCGGTTATGCTGGTCTGTGGGTGATTGCAGATGATGCGCAAATAACGAATATTGCTATCTTGCCTGGTTATCGGGGAAACAAGCTTGGCGAGAAATTATTTCAGTATGTGATGATGCAGGCTGTTCGTTTGGGTGGCCAACGCTTGTCCCTGGAGGTTCGGACATCAAACTTGGTTGCTCAACATCTATACCGGAAATTTGGGCTTGTGCCGGGTGGTATACGGAAAAATTATTATGTGGATAACCAGGAAGATGCAATAGTAATGTGGGTGAATTTAAATGGAAAAAGATAA
- a CDS encoding ABC-F family ATP-binding cassette domain-containing protein, with amino-acid sequence MIIMQLNGISKSFGAEQILSNIKLEIKDKDRIAIVGRNGAGKSTLLKIMAGELSHDEGEIHKPKDLSIGYLSQHTGLESDKTIWEEMLTVFQDLMKQEKRLRIMEQQMADTDSLSQEDYQQLLHDYDRAQQAFTAGGGYRYEAEIKSVLTGLNFQDYDDSTPINALSGGQKTRLALGKLLLMKPDLLILDEPTNHLDIDTLAWLENYLVGYPGAVTIVSHDRYFLDKTVTIVYEISYHHTKKYHGTYSKFLEQKAQQFEQKMKEYEKQQTEIKRMETFIQKNIVRASTTKRAQSRRKQLEKMEKLDKPAGEESSAHFTFEIARRSGNDVLKLNDVSFRYDDDKKELFSHVNLHVNRGDRVALVGPNGVGKTTLLKIILGTLKPNHGTIQLGTGVQIGYYDQEQMTLTPTKTILQELWDDYPTINERDIRTVLGNFLFSGDDVLKQVHSLSGGEKARLSLAKLMMQKANLLILDEPTNHLDIDSKEVLEAALMDFPGTIIFVSHDRYFINKITDQVVEMQHDGVTVYLGDYDYYLEKKQEEAEREQLKQANKIVPEREPKNKSASTFQEEKKRQSEQRKKERKIAELETTIEQLETELSHLEHKMAEPKIYQDHEKALELTTKTDKLRGEIEQLMEEWTELQ; translated from the coding sequence ATGATTATCATGCAACTAAATGGCATTTCCAAATCCTTTGGCGCGGAACAAATATTATCGAATATAAAATTGGAAATAAAAGATAAAGACCGAATTGCTATTGTCGGGAGAAACGGAGCAGGGAAATCTACCTTGCTGAAAATAATGGCTGGAGAACTTTCCCATGATGAAGGGGAAATACACAAACCGAAAGATCTTTCCATTGGCTATTTGTCCCAACATACAGGACTTGAATCCGATAAAACCATCTGGGAAGAAATGCTGACGGTTTTTCAAGACTTAATGAAACAAGAAAAACGCTTGCGTATCATGGAACAACAAATGGCAGATACAGATTCGCTTTCCCAAGAGGATTATCAACAGCTATTACATGACTATGACCGGGCACAACAGGCCTTTACAGCAGGTGGCGGATATCGTTACGAGGCAGAGATAAAATCTGTACTGACGGGGTTAAACTTTCAGGACTATGATGACAGCACCCCGATCAATGCATTGAGTGGCGGCCAGAAAACCCGGCTTGCCCTGGGTAAACTGCTGTTGATGAAACCAGATCTGCTTATCCTTGACGAACCAACCAACCATCTTGATATTGATACACTTGCATGGCTGGAAAATTATTTAGTCGGTTATCCCGGAGCGGTTACTATTGTTTCCCATGACCGCTACTTTTTGGACAAAACCGTGACGATTGTTTATGAGATCTCTTACCATCATACAAAAAAATATCATGGAACCTATAGTAAATTTTTAGAACAAAAGGCCCAGCAATTTGAACAGAAAATGAAAGAATATGAAAAACAGCAAACAGAAATCAAACGAATGGAAACCTTTATTCAAAAAAATATTGTCCGGGCATCGACAACGAAGCGCGCCCAATCCAGACGAAAACAATTGGAAAAAATGGAGAAACTGGATAAACCTGCCGGGGAGGAATCATCAGCACATTTCACATTTGAGATTGCCCGCAGAAGCGGAAATGATGTACTAAAATTAAATGATGTTTCCTTTCGCTATGACGATGATAAAAAAGAGCTGTTTTCCCACGTCAATTTGCATGTCAACCGCGGAGATCGGGTTGCACTGGTTGGACCCAATGGTGTGGGGAAAACGACCCTGCTTAAAATAATACTTGGAACCTTAAAACCAAATCATGGAACGATCCAGCTTGGTACCGGTGTACAAATTGGCTATTATGACCAGGAACAAATGACCTTAACCCCGACAAAAACCATCTTGCAGGAATTATGGGATGACTATCCAACCATCAATGAACGAGATATTCGAACCGTTTTGGGCAACTTTTTATTCTCCGGGGATGATGTTTTAAAACAGGTACATTCCTTAAGCGGCGGCGAAAAAGCCCGTCTGTCATTAGCCAAACTGATGATGCAAAAAGCCAACTTACTTATCCTTGATGAACCGACAAACCACTTGGATATTGATAGTAAGGAGGTACTGGAGGCAGCATTAATGGATTTTCCGGGAACCATTATCTTCGTATCCCACGATCGATATTTTATCAATAAAATTACCGATCAAGTCGTCGAGATGCAACATGATGGGGTTACCGTCTATTTAGGTGACTATGACTACTATCTGGAGAAGAAGCAAGAAGAAGCGGAACGGGAGCAATTAAAACAAGCGAACAAAATCGTACCTGAACGCGAGCCAAAAAACAAATCGGCCTCCACCTTCCAGGAAGAAAAGAAGCGACAAAGTGAACAGCGAAAGAAGGAACGTAAAATTGCGGAGCTTGAGACAACCATTGAACAATTAGAAACAGAACTAAGCCATTTAGAACATAAAATGGCGGAACCAAAAATTTATCAAGATCATGAAAAGGCATTAGAACTAACTACAAAAACGGATAAACTACGTGGAGAAATCGAACAACTAATGGAAGAATGGACGGAATTACAATAA
- a CDS encoding Rieske 2Fe-2S domain-containing protein produces the protein MVKTDTIQWFPAMTLDDLWEWEMDDVEIEGHTVLLAHLDGGDIVAYQGLCPHQEMYLADGDLENGVLTCHAHHWQFAINDGGGVNPKNCQLYQYEVKVEGEQIYIGFPKGDTNRYKRCTAD, from the coding sequence ATGGTTAAAACTGACACAATTCAATGGTTTCCGGCGATGACACTGGATGATTTATGGGAGTGGGAAATGGACGACGTAGAAATTGAAGGGCACACTGTATTACTGGCACATTTAGATGGAGGTGATATTGTTGCCTATCAAGGTCTCTGCCCGCATCAGGAAATGTATCTTGCGGATGGAGATTTGGAAAACGGCGTCCTTACTTGCCATGCACATCACTGGCAATTTGCAATAAACGATGGAGGTGGAGTAAATCCGAAAAACTGCCAACTCTATCAATACGAAGTAAAAGTAGAGGGGGAACAAATTTATATCGGGTTCCCCAAAGGAGATACAAACAGGTATAAACGTTGTACCGCTGATTGA
- a CDS encoding toluene-4-monooxygenase system B family protein: MAVVPLVAAHSEDFVQILVQVESDNTMSEVAEVVAYHTVGTRVEPQHAPLKVIFNGEVQRDNMTVTDVGMKPMDFVEVSYHG, from the coding sequence ATGGCAGTGGTTCCGTTAGTGGCTGCTCATAGTGAAGATTTTGTTCAAATATTGGTGCAAGTAGAATCAGATAACACAATGTCCGAAGTAGCTGAAGTAGTTGCGTATCACACGGTTGGGACCCGGGTGGAGCCCCAACATGCGCCATTGAAAGTGATATTCAATGGCGAGGTACAAAGGGATAATATGACGGTTACAGATGTCGGCATGAAACCGATGGACTTTGTCGAGGTGTCGTACCATGGTTAA
- the tsaD gene encoding tRNA (adenosine(37)-N6)-threonylcarbamoyltransferase complex transferase subunit TsaD, with protein sequence MEKDKYILAIETSCDETAVAIIKNGREIIANVVASQIESHKRFGGVVPEIASRHHVEQMTVVLEEAFSESLLTWDDIDAIAVTEGPGLVGALLIGVSTAKALAFAKHKPLVGVHHIAGHIYANRFEREFAFPLLALVVSGGHTELILMREHGNFAVIGETRDDAAGEAYDKVARMLELPYPGGPQIDRLASTGKETIAFPRAWLEEGSYDFSFSGLKSSVINTIHNAKQRGERLRKEDIAASFQASVVEVLTEKTYKAAMEYGVKQLIVAGGVAANQGLRTALDQRFADTGIPLLIPPLKLCTDNAAMIGAAGTIFYEQGKRAGWDMNAHPGLLLT encoded by the coding sequence ATGGAAAAAGATAAATATATACTGGCGATTGAGACTAGCTGTGATGAGACAGCTGTGGCTATTATTAAAAATGGCCGGGAGATTATTGCCAATGTGGTTGCTTCACAAATTGAGAGCCATAAACGGTTTGGTGGCGTTGTGCCGGAAATAGCATCAAGACATCATGTAGAGCAAATGACGGTCGTGCTGGAAGAGGCCTTTTCAGAGAGCCTGTTGACATGGGATGATATTGATGCGATTGCAGTTACGGAGGGGCCGGGCTTAGTTGGTGCGTTGTTGATAGGGGTGAGTACGGCAAAAGCACTAGCATTTGCCAAGCATAAGCCACTCGTTGGCGTACATCATATTGCTGGACATATTTATGCAAATCGGTTCGAACGTGAATTTGCATTTCCTTTGTTGGCTTTAGTTGTTTCCGGTGGGCATACGGAACTGATTTTGATGCGTGAGCACGGAAACTTTGCAGTCATTGGAGAAACCCGGGATGATGCAGCCGGCGAGGCCTATGATAAAGTTGCCCGAATGCTGGAGTTACCGTATCCCGGTGGTCCGCAAATTGACCGGCTTGCAAGTACAGGCAAAGAAACGATTGCCTTTCCGCGTGCATGGCTGGAGGAAGGAAGTTATGATTTTAGCTTCAGTGGATTAAAATCATCAGTTATCAACACGATTCACAATGCTAAACAGCGTGGAGAGAGATTAAGAAAAGAAGATATTGCAGCCAGTTTTCAGGCAAGTGTTGTTGAGGTATTGACGGAAAAAACCTATAAAGCGGCAATGGAATATGGGGTAAAACAGTTGATTGTTGCCGGCGGGGTCGCGGCGAATCAAGGTCTCCGCACCGCACTTGATCAGCGGTTTGCTGATACCGGTATCCCATTATTAATACCACCATTGAAACTATGCACCGATAATGCAGCGATGATCGGTGCTGCCGGAACAATTTTTTACGAACAAGGCAAACGTGCAGGCTGGGATATGAATGCCCATCCAGGACTGTTATTAACTTAA
- a CDS encoding aromatic/alkene monooxygenase hydroxylase subunit beta, whose protein sequence is MANRSKRGRKRKATWSLWTERRVPSEYEVVSHKLNHTFGNNPAPFHLDKNAPMNQWYLKYREGSQFQVDDWEAFRDPKRLTYRDYVTLQNEKELYLGNLIDDFEKDEDHYTKLSEGWINTLEYLYIPYRFSGHILQIVALYMAQIAPSAYISNVGYFQGGDELRRLQHNSYFAKVLSLELNRPKLADTESTRTIWEKDPHWQPMRELLEKLMIAYDWGESFAALNLVVKPLYDALYNVQFAQLAYKNGDELLNLMHNNFNLDTDRFKNWTKELVKYSVERRSENQDLLKNWIEDWRGLAYRAIDGLAPLFEQAPHQMSAEDVTKAVRKSHHDFLVDLGLEQ, encoded by the coding sequence ATGGCGAATAGATCTAAAAGGGGAAGGAAAAGAAAAGCGACATGGAGTTTATGGACAGAACGACGCGTTCCAAGTGAATATGAGGTCGTCAGCCATAAGCTCAACCATACTTTTGGAAACAACCCTGCTCCTTTCCACCTTGATAAAAATGCACCCATGAATCAGTGGTATTTGAAGTACAGGGAAGGCTCGCAGTTTCAGGTAGATGATTGGGAGGCGTTCCGTGACCCGAAACGGTTAACCTATCGTGATTATGTCACATTGCAAAATGAAAAAGAATTATATCTTGGAAACCTGATTGATGACTTTGAGAAAGATGAAGATCATTACACAAAGCTATCGGAAGGCTGGATCAATACGCTCGAATATCTTTATATTCCGTATCGTTTTTCAGGACACATTTTACAAATTGTTGCTTTATATATGGCTCAAATTGCGCCATCTGCTTACATTTCCAATGTTGGTTATTTCCAGGGTGGCGATGAATTACGTCGTTTACAGCATAATTCATATTTTGCAAAAGTATTGTCACTCGAACTTAACAGGCCAAAACTTGCGGATACAGAGTCGACCCGGACGATTTGGGAAAAAGATCCCCATTGGCAGCCAATGCGTGAACTGTTGGAAAAACTGATGATTGCATATGATTGGGGCGAAAGTTTTGCCGCGTTGAATCTTGTTGTGAAACCATTATACGATGCCCTGTATAATGTACAATTTGCACAATTGGCATACAAAAATGGAGATGAGCTCCTGAACTTGATGCACAATAATTTTAATTTGGATACCGATCGTTTTAAAAATTGGACAAAAGAATTGGTCAAATATTCAGTTGAGCGGAGATCAGAGAATCAGGATCTTCTGAAAAATTGGATCGAAGACTGGAGAGGTCTTGCCTATCGTGCAATAGATGGACTGGCACCTTTGTTTGAACAGGCTCCTCATCAGATGAGTGCTGAGGATGTAACCAAAGCGGTCCGCAAAAGTCACCATGATTTTCTAGTGGACTTGGGGCTTGAACAGTAA
- a CDS encoding luciferase domain-containing protein: protein MDNKKQRITVDIPPIIQELPKREGKAPEVEVKYPCLQKEEMSPEHLRNELLDRAAGLPGVSLKPTDLNVPALALNMEDTTDGTEEAFIRDKEFALIRTDGSIHMPLELAWGEHVLKRGWACIHPLVIYMAGALPPQNFIVYAPRDEEELNIVWRIVQCSYYYATGWIEPVEL, encoded by the coding sequence TTGGATAATAAAAAGCAAAGAATTACAGTTGATATTCCTCCAATTATACAAGAACTGCCAAAAAGGGAAGGAAAAGCCCCTGAAGTAGAAGTGAAATATCCTTGTCTGCAAAAAGAAGAAATGTCGCCGGAGCATTTGCGGAATGAGCTGTTGGACAGGGCAGCGGGTTTGCCTGGTGTTTCCTTAAAACCGACAGATCTGAATGTACCGGCGTTGGCTCTCAACATGGAGGACACCACAGACGGAACGGAGGAGGCTTTTATCAGGGATAAGGAATTTGCGCTGATCCGGACGGACGGGAGTATCCATATGCCTCTTGAACTTGCATGGGGAGAACATGTACTTAAAAGGGGATGGGCATGCATACATCCTCTTGTAATCTATATGGCGGGGGCACTTCCACCCCAGAACTTCATTGTATATGCACCAAGAGACGAGGAAGAGTTGAATATCGTGTGGCGCATTGTACAATGCTCCTATTATTACGCCACCGGTTGGATTGAACCCGTAGAATTGTAG
- a CDS encoding MmoB/DmpM family protein, with protein sequence MEKRKKLVGPITRDPDMAEALLDAIENDNPDAEVTFEEGAAYTRIHTPGTCYLTYDSLKEALGRPFTWFEVTNTFVSFAGRMKENGDEGLIFYLEREEQ encoded by the coding sequence TTGGAAAAAAGAAAAAAATTAGTAGGGCCCATAACCAGGGATCCTGATATGGCTGAGGCACTGTTGGATGCGATAGAAAATGATAACCCGGATGCCGAAGTAACTTTTGAGGAAGGCGCTGCATATACCCGGATTCATACACCCGGAACATGCTATTTAACGTATGACAGTTTAAAAGAAGCATTGGGCCGACCGTTTACTTGGTTTGAAGTTACGAACACCTTCGTTTCGTTCGCTGGACGAATGAAAGAAAACGGCGATGAAGGATTGATCTTCTATTTAGAAAGGGAGGAACAATAA
- a CDS encoding 2Fe-2S iron-sulfur cluster binding domain-containing protein: MREYVVTVQNTDVSFEVQDGETILTAARKQGVWPQFECGWGSCGTCKATLVDGQVKNLLPDAPALTKRDSRKNRIILCQSIPESDVTLKARLLEEPEEHLTTADYNAVVTDVKLLTDEIALIRLGLNRPAPYQPGQYAILNLGGGLRRCYSMSNLPGGHELEFIVRRYPNGPGSQTMHTLTPGMELTLELPYGAAFVRETKRPKIFVAGGTGISAILCMVRQMSLWGDSMEQECMMFYGARTPNDLVLMDEINELFESIKDGSIIPVVDKADEDWDGEVGFVNNVVGDYINKPWDQYEFYIAGPPVMVQAMRKLLGEREVDVTRVHYDSFG, from the coding sequence ATGAGAGAGTATGTAGTTACCGTTCAAAACACAGATGTATCGTTTGAAGTACAAGATGGCGAGACGATATTGACTGCTGCAAGAAAACAGGGAGTATGGCCCCAGTTTGAATGCGGATGGGGAAGTTGCGGTACCTGTAAGGCGACACTGGTAGATGGCCAGGTAAAGAATTTATTACCGGACGCGCCCGCTCTTACTAAACGGGATAGCAGGAAAAATCGTATCATTTTGTGTCAAAGTATTCCTGAAAGCGATGTCACTTTAAAAGCCAGGTTATTGGAAGAGCCTGAAGAGCATCTTACAACCGCTGATTATAACGCGGTGGTAACTGATGTTAAGCTTCTGACGGATGAGATAGCATTAATTCGTTTGGGATTAAACCGACCAGCCCCTTATCAACCTGGACAGTATGCAATCCTTAACCTGGGTGGGGGATTGCGCAGATGTTATTCAATGTCAAATTTGCCGGGGGGACATGAACTTGAGTTTATCGTTCGGCGTTACCCAAATGGGCCTGGAAGTCAAACGATGCATACCTTAACCCCCGGCATGGAATTAACGTTGGAATTGCCTTACGGAGCAGCTTTTGTAAGGGAGACGAAACGGCCGAAAATATTTGTAGCTGGTGGTACAGGTATTTCTGCCATTCTATGTATGGTACGTCAAATGTCATTATGGGGTGATTCAATGGAACAAGAATGCATGATGTTCTACGGTGCTCGCACACCGAATGATTTGGTTCTGATGGATGAGATTAATGAGTTGTTTGAATCGATTAAAGACGGTTCAATTATACCCGTGGTAGATAAGGCTGACGAAGACTGGGATGGAGAAGTAGGTTTTGTTAACAATGTAGTTGGAGACTATATCAATAAACCCTGGGATCAATATGAATTCTATATCGCTGGCCCGCCAGTGATGGTTCAAGCCATGCGAAAGTTGCTTGGAGAAAGGGAAGTGGACGTAACCCGCGTTCACTATGATAGTTTTGGATAA